The Chanodichthys erythropterus isolate Z2021 chromosome 14, ASM2448905v1, whole genome shotgun sequence genome window below encodes:
- the lrrfip1a gene encoding leucine-rich repeat flightless-interacting protein 1 isoform X17 — protein sequence MGSQGPGRKRTTSKNGLTAEEDALNVIAKEAEARLAAKRAARAEAREIRMRELERQQKEIYQVQKKYYGLDNLDNKWGDIEQWMEDSERYTRVSRRHASVSDDEERMSVGSRSNIRLDLDAAGAYGGLPQAASSHSHKKSKKKKKHSSKTVDDKLERDYIEKGSSRASTISGATLTSLGGTSSRRGSGDTSVSADTEASIREIKEIHELKDQIQDVEAKHMQNLKELKDSLLEVEEKYRKAMVSNAQLDNEKTNMMYEVDTLKDSLMELEEMLFETRRELEEKCKDLEREKHAHSILQFQFSEMKETLKQSEELLTEIRQLRLKQDGFVREISDLQETIEWKNKKIGALERQKEFSDAIRNERDELRDEVVQLKDILKKHGIVLGLDLATNGETGEEVGKAEQNSQTASAEIREGSSVLGTHPLKLCKDQQKKDSDDRMQGNQQSSHAPFSSTKTPLEANENGDLGDQMNQGVGQLENRPEEPPSSVGEEITATRLKEIKSEAHIKEDSRYDTEELECKVHKDGLLETDQQESECVKPSKEIKEETTLESVSGSIHDENDKTNEAVLDDELIEEFVEPSQMETLPKTQSANASNKKKKKKKKNKQKQKQSDRQESETKMDDKNEVVLSEDNPNQEMEGLEENHEKPLGNDVFTTTKNTDVPHDDKGTEELDRIEITSTNINADDAQDKIQLVTDEADSAEISKTISKSDCPESSNDVLLDDLSNDMISNPANIIDDHTEDSANPDPEPVILSSELMASETETSLPHEPSVQPMDAVGVFVESISSSENIENSSLVGIKEEKSHLDCEVEEQKESLQNIDLDGDTISEDQDKPDKICSPVMENVENDTENVIQEQPIDQPMESQLQDSIGADVDQEEVKTQDELDEENLNVPSEKVFDGGHVEDTPLIETQIQVIHEDHLSSNEANQETVVDLEASDQEPKVEKVQEEISIQDHDGCHVEDTPLIETQIQDIHEDHLSSNEANQETVVDLEASDQEPKVEKVQEERSIQDHDGCHVEDTPLVETQIKVLHEDHRSSNEANQETVVEGLEASEQEPKVEKAQEEKSIQDQVTINVQLPEDDEDLQVKSDAVLQELKEKDEEEEEEEDEGESFDFDEMDLEASSGAPLRNLLDQPNEDSSLLKENAQEANQECQRNAKDEDQTQGDECLEHSDQKSKPKEHEDVGHATENPQTATDAERCLTEDSETNSEVRPNDQQHDTPDAFEEHQQTSEDVTLSKGVNQSSEVEATDVGQEIDSSIHHEIKASNISGEQEATGSHKENYRKESKKSGKGKGKGKGKEECKMS from the exons ATTTATCAGGTGCAGAAG AAATACTATGGACTGGATAACCTGGACAACAAATGGGGGGACATTGAGCAGTGGATG GAAGACAGTGAGCGATATACTCGTGTCTCACGGAGACATGCTTCG GTGTCAGATGATGAAGAACGAATGTCAGTGGGGAGCAGGAGCAACATACGG TTGGATTTGGATGCGGCGGGTGCTTATGGCGGG CTTCCCCAGGCCGCCTCCTCTCACTCACATAAGAAGtccaagaaaaagaaaaaacattcttCTAAAACC gtTGATGACAAGTTAGAGCGAGACTACATAGAAAAG GGCTCTTCACGAGCATCAACTATATCTGGCGCCACTCTTACCTCTCTGGGTGGGACATCCTCACGGAGAGGAAGTGGAGATACATCCGTCTCTGCTGACACAGAAGCATCCATACGGGAAATCAAG GAGATCCATGAGCTTAAGGATCAGATTCAAGATGTGGAGGCGAAGCACATGCAGAACCTCAAAGAGCTCAAG GATTCCCTTTTGGAAGTGGAAGAAAAGTACCGTAAGGCCATGGTGTCCAATGCACAGCTGGACAATGAGAAGACCAATATGATGTATGAAGTGGACACTTTAAAAGACTCTTTAATGGAACTGGAGGAGATGCTTTTTGAAACACGCCGTGAGCTTGAGGAAAAGTGTAAG gatCTTGAACGAGAGAAGCATGCTCATAGTATACTGCAGTTTCAGTTCAGTGAAATGAAGGAGACATTGAAACAGAGTGAAGAACTGCTCACT GAGATCCGTCAATTACGGCTCAAGCAAGATGGCTTTGTTAGGGAGATTTCTGACCTCCAGGAAACTATTGAGtggaagaataaaaaaattggG GCATTAGAGAGACAGAAGGAATTTTCTGATGCCATTCGAAATGAGCGGGATGAGCTCAGAGATGAGGTTGTTCAGctcaaagatattttgaag AAACATGGTATTGTCCTTGGACTAGACTTAGCCACAAATGGAGAAACGGGGGAAGAAGTTGGAAAGGCTGAACAGAATTCTCAAACAGCATCAGCTGAAATCCGAGAGGGGAGTAGTGTACTTG GCACTCATCCATTGAAGCTGTGTAAAGACCAGCAAAAAAAAGATTCGGATGACAGGATGCAAGGGAATCAACAGTCTTCACATGCCCCTTTCAGTTCTACAAAGACACCTTTAGAAGCAAATGAGAATGGAGACCTTGGGGACCAAATGAATCAGGGTGTAGGGCAACTTGAGAATAGACCTGAAGAACCTCCAAGTTCTGTTGGTGAGGAAATCACTGCAACAAGACTCAAGGAGATCAAATCTGAGGCACATATAAAGGAAGATTCAAGATATGATACTGAAGAATTAGAGTGCAAAGTTCACAAGGATGGACTTTTGGAGACAGATCAACAAGAGAGCGAATGTGTCAAACCTAGTAAGGAAATCAAAGAGGAAACTACTTTAGAGTCTGTCTCTGGTTCAATTCATGATGAAAATGATAAAACTAATGAGGCTGTGCTTGATGATGAACTCATAGAGGAGTTTGTGGAACCATCTCAAATGGAGACACTCCCCAAAACACAGAGTGCTAATGCTTCtaataaaaagaagaagaagaagaagaaaaacaagcAGAAGCAGAAACAAAGTGACAGGCAAGAGAGTGAGACAAAAATGGATGACAAGAATGAAGTAGTTTTGAGTGAAGACAATCCAAACCAAGAAATGGAAGGTCTAGAAGAAAACCACGAGAAGCCCTTAGGGAATGATGTATTTACAACAACAAAGAATACAGATGTCCCACATGATGATAAAGGAACCGAAGAATTGGACCGTATTGAAATAACAAGCACAAATATTAATGCTGATGATGCTCAAGACAAAATTCAGTTAGTTACAGATGAAGCTGATTCGGCAGAAATTTCTAAAACCATATCAAAATCCGATTGCCCTGAATCTAGCAACGATGTCCTTTTAGATGATCTGTCCAACGATATGATCTCTAACCCTGCAAACATTATTGATGACCACACTGAGGATTCAGCAAATCCTGATCCAGAACCTGTAATCCTCAGCAGTGAGCTTATGGCTTCAGAAACAGAAACTTCACTGCCTCATGAACCTTCTGTTCAGCCCATGGATGCTGTTGGAGTGTTCGTTGAGTCCATCAGCAGCTCTGAGAACATTGAGAATTCTTCATTGGTAGGCATCAAGGAAGAGAAGAGTCATCTGGACTGTGAAGTAGAAGAACAGAAGGAAAGTCTCCAAAATATTGATCTAGATGGCGACACTATCTCTGAAGATCAAGATAAGCCTGATAAGATATGTTCCCCTGTGATGGAGAATGTGGAAAATGACACTGAAAATGTAATCCAGGAACAACCTATTGATCAGCCAATGGAAAGTCAACTTCAAGACAGTATTGGAGCAGATGTGGACCAGGAAGAGGTTAAGACACAAGATGAACTAGATGAGGAAAACCTTAATGTGCCTAGTGAAAAAGTGTTTGATGGAGGCCATGTTGAAGATACCCCTTTAATTGAAACACAGATTCAGGTTATCCATGAGGATCATCTGTCTTCCAATGAAGCAAATCAGGAAACGGTTGTAGATTTAGAAGCTTCTGACCAAGAACCCAAGGTAGAAAAAGTTCAGGAGGAAATATCAATCCAAGATCATGATGGATGCCATGTTGAAGACACTCCTTTAATTGAAACACAGATTCAGGATATACATGAGGATCACCTGTCTTCCAATGAAGCAAATCAGGAAACGGTTGTAGATTTAGAAGCTTCTGACCAAGAACCCAAGGTAGAAAAAGTTCAGGAGGAAAGATCAATCCAAGATCATGATGGATGCCATGTTGAAGACACTCCTTTAGTTGAAACGCAGATTAAGGTTCTACATGAGGATCACCGGTCTTCCAATGAAGCAAATCAGGAAACGGTTGTAGAAGGTTTAGAAGCTTCTGAACAAGAACCCAAGGTAGAAAAAGCTCAGGAGGAAAAATCAATCCAAGATCAGGTTACAATTAATGTGCAACTGCCTGAAGATGATGAAGACCTTCAGGTAAAGTCGGATGCGGTTCTTCAAGAGCTCAAGGAAAaagatgaggaggaggaggaggaggaagacgAAGGAGAATcgtttgattttgatgaaatgGACCTTGAAGCATCATCAGGTGCCCCTTTAAGAAACCTTCTAGATCAACCAAATGAGGACTCTTCTTTGTTAAAAGAAAATGCACAAGAAGCAAACCAGGAATGCCAAAGGAATGCCAAGGATGAGGACCAGACTCAAGGAGATGAATGTCTGGAACATTCAGATCAGAAATCAAAGCCAAAGGAGCATGAAGATGTTGGTCATGCTACAGAAAACCCACAAACAGCCACAGATGCAGAAAGATGTTTAACAGAGGACAGCGAAACCAACAGTGAAGTCAGACCTAATGATCAGCAACATGACACACCTGATGCATTTGAGGAGCATCAGCAGACATCAGAAGATGTGACACTTAGTAAAGGAGTTAATCAAAGTTCTGAGGTGGAGGCAACAGATGTAGGCCAAGAGATTGATAGTTCaattcaccatgaaatcaaGGCATCAAATATTTCAGGAGAGCAGGAAGCCACAGGGAGTCACAAGGAAAATTATAGAAAAGAATCTAAAAAAAGTGGAAAAGGGAAAGGAAAGGGCAAGGGGAAAGAAGAATGTAAAATGTCTTAA
- the lrrfip1a gene encoding leucine-rich repeat flightless-interacting protein 1 isoform X12: MGSQGPGRKRTTSKNGLTAEEDALNVIAKEAEARLAAKRAARAEAREIRMRELERQQKEIYQVQKKYYGLDNLDNKWGDIEQWMEDSERYTRVSRRHASVSDDEERMSVGSRSNIRLDLDAAGAYGGLPQAASSHSHKKSKKKKKHSSKTSNGYDDDLSTLSSRGSIYEDSLYSGSRRSSARASSEYSGFLGSSSRTSSRANSACGSPVEDCSSSSVASFMRSTASISGLSRDLDRVIIPDLPNVNGRLSMVDDKLERDYIEKGSSRASTISGATLTSLGGTSSRRGSGDTSVSADTEASIREIKEIHELKDQIQDVEAKHMQNLKELKDSLLEVEEKYRKAMVSNAQLDNEKTNMMYEVDTLKDSLMELEEMLFETRRELEEKCKDLEREKHAHSILQFQFSEMKETLKQSEELLTEIRQLRLKQDGFVREISDLQETIEWKNKKIGALERQKEFSDAIRNERDELRDEVVQLKDILKKHGIVLGLDLATNGETGEEVGKAEQNSQTASAEIREGSSVLGTHPLKLCKDQQKKDSDDRMQGNQQSSHAPFSSTKTPLEANENGDLGDQMNQGVGQLENRPEEPPSSVGEEITATRLKEIKSEAHIKEDSRYDTEELECKVHKDGLLETDQQESECVKPSKEIKEETTLESVSGSIHDENDKTNEAVLDDELIEEFVEPSQMETLPKTQSANASNKKKKKKKKNKQKQKQSDRQESETKMDDKNEVVLSEDNPNQEMEGLEENHEKPLGNDVFTTTKNTDVPHDDKGTEELDRIEITSTNINADDAQDKIQLVTDEADSAEISKTISKSDCPESSNDVLLDDLSNDMISNPANIIDDHTEDSANPDPEPVILSSELMASETETSLPHEPSVQPMDAVGVFVESISSSENIENSSLVGIKEEKSHLDCEVEEQKESLQNIDLDGDTISEDQDKPDKICSPVMENVENDTENVIQEQPIDQPMESQLQDSIGADVDQEEVKTQDELDEENLNVPSEKVFDGGHVEDTPLIETQIQVIHEDHLSSNEANQETVVDLEASDQEPKVEKVQEEISIQDHDGCHVEDTPLIETQIQDIHEDHLSSNEANQETVVDLEASDQEPKVEKVQEERSIQDHDGCHVEDTPLVETQIKVLHEDHRSSNEANQETVVEGLEASEQEPKVEKAQEEKSIQDQVTINVQLPEDDEDLQVKSDAVLQELKEKDEEEEEEEDEGESFDFDEMDLEASSGAPLRNLLDQPNEDSSLLKENAQEANQECQRNAKDEDQTQGDECLEHSDQKSKPKEHEDVGHATENPQTATDAERCLTEDSETNSEVRPNDQQHDTPDAFEEHQQTSEDVTLSKGVNQSSEVEATDVGQEIDSSIHHEIKASNISGEQEATGSHKENYRKESKKSGKGKGKGKGKEECKMS; encoded by the exons ATTTATCAGGTGCAGAAG AAATACTATGGACTGGATAACCTGGACAACAAATGGGGGGACATTGAGCAGTGGATG GAAGACAGTGAGCGATATACTCGTGTCTCACGGAGACATGCTTCG GTGTCAGATGATGAAGAACGAATGTCAGTGGGGAGCAGGAGCAACATACGG TTGGATTTGGATGCGGCGGGTGCTTATGGCGGG CTTCCCCAGGCCGCCTCCTCTCACTCACATAAGAAGtccaagaaaaagaaaaaacattcttCTAAAACC AGCAACGGCTATGATGATGATCTCAGCACATTGTCTAGTCGG GGCTCTATATATGAGGACAGTCTCTACAGTGGCTCTCGGCGCTCCAGTGCTCGTGCT TCCTCTGAATACAGTGGTTTCCTGGGCTCCAGCTCTAGGACTTCGTCCAGGGCAAATTCTGCGTGTGGCAGCCCAGTG GAGGACTGCAGCAGCAGCTCTGTGGCTAGTTTTATGCGCAGCACAGCTAGTATCAGTGGCCTTTCTAGAGACCTTGACCGTGTCATCATTCCTGACCTGCCGAATGTTAATGGGAGGCTGTCTATG gtTGATGACAAGTTAGAGCGAGACTACATAGAAAAG GGCTCTTCACGAGCATCAACTATATCTGGCGCCACTCTTACCTCTCTGGGTGGGACATCCTCACGGAGAGGAAGTGGAGATACATCCGTCTCTGCTGACACAGAAGCATCCATACGGGAAATCAAG GAGATCCATGAGCTTAAGGATCAGATTCAAGATGTGGAGGCGAAGCACATGCAGAACCTCAAAGAGCTCAAG GATTCCCTTTTGGAAGTGGAAGAAAAGTACCGTAAGGCCATGGTGTCCAATGCACAGCTGGACAATGAGAAGACCAATATGATGTATGAAGTGGACACTTTAAAAGACTCTTTAATGGAACTGGAGGAGATGCTTTTTGAAACACGCCGTGAGCTTGAGGAAAAGTGTAAG gatCTTGAACGAGAGAAGCATGCTCATAGTATACTGCAGTTTCAGTTCAGTGAAATGAAGGAGACATTGAAACAGAGTGAAGAACTGCTCACT GAGATCCGTCAATTACGGCTCAAGCAAGATGGCTTTGTTAGGGAGATTTCTGACCTCCAGGAAACTATTGAGtggaagaataaaaaaattggG GCATTAGAGAGACAGAAGGAATTTTCTGATGCCATTCGAAATGAGCGGGATGAGCTCAGAGATGAGGTTGTTCAGctcaaagatattttgaag AAACATGGTATTGTCCTTGGACTAGACTTAGCCACAAATGGAGAAACGGGGGAAGAAGTTGGAAAGGCTGAACAGAATTCTCAAACAGCATCAGCTGAAATCCGAGAGGGGAGTAGTGTACTTG GCACTCATCCATTGAAGCTGTGTAAAGACCAGCAAAAAAAAGATTCGGATGACAGGATGCAAGGGAATCAACAGTCTTCACATGCCCCTTTCAGTTCTACAAAGACACCTTTAGAAGCAAATGAGAATGGAGACCTTGGGGACCAAATGAATCAGGGTGTAGGGCAACTTGAGAATAGACCTGAAGAACCTCCAAGTTCTGTTGGTGAGGAAATCACTGCAACAAGACTCAAGGAGATCAAATCTGAGGCACATATAAAGGAAGATTCAAGATATGATACTGAAGAATTAGAGTGCAAAGTTCACAAGGATGGACTTTTGGAGACAGATCAACAAGAGAGCGAATGTGTCAAACCTAGTAAGGAAATCAAAGAGGAAACTACTTTAGAGTCTGTCTCTGGTTCAATTCATGATGAAAATGATAAAACTAATGAGGCTGTGCTTGATGATGAACTCATAGAGGAGTTTGTGGAACCATCTCAAATGGAGACACTCCCCAAAACACAGAGTGCTAATGCTTCtaataaaaagaagaagaagaagaagaaaaacaagcAGAAGCAGAAACAAAGTGACAGGCAAGAGAGTGAGACAAAAATGGATGACAAGAATGAAGTAGTTTTGAGTGAAGACAATCCAAACCAAGAAATGGAAGGTCTAGAAGAAAACCACGAGAAGCCCTTAGGGAATGATGTATTTACAACAACAAAGAATACAGATGTCCCACATGATGATAAAGGAACCGAAGAATTGGACCGTATTGAAATAACAAGCACAAATATTAATGCTGATGATGCTCAAGACAAAATTCAGTTAGTTACAGATGAAGCTGATTCGGCAGAAATTTCTAAAACCATATCAAAATCCGATTGCCCTGAATCTAGCAACGATGTCCTTTTAGATGATCTGTCCAACGATATGATCTCTAACCCTGCAAACATTATTGATGACCACACTGAGGATTCAGCAAATCCTGATCCAGAACCTGTAATCCTCAGCAGTGAGCTTATGGCTTCAGAAACAGAAACTTCACTGCCTCATGAACCTTCTGTTCAGCCCATGGATGCTGTTGGAGTGTTCGTTGAGTCCATCAGCAGCTCTGAGAACATTGAGAATTCTTCATTGGTAGGCATCAAGGAAGAGAAGAGTCATCTGGACTGTGAAGTAGAAGAACAGAAGGAAAGTCTCCAAAATATTGATCTAGATGGCGACACTATCTCTGAAGATCAAGATAAGCCTGATAAGATATGTTCCCCTGTGATGGAGAATGTGGAAAATGACACTGAAAATGTAATCCAGGAACAACCTATTGATCAGCCAATGGAAAGTCAACTTCAAGACAGTATTGGAGCAGATGTGGACCAGGAAGAGGTTAAGACACAAGATGAACTAGATGAGGAAAACCTTAATGTGCCTAGTGAAAAAGTGTTTGATGGAGGCCATGTTGAAGATACCCCTTTAATTGAAACACAGATTCAGGTTATCCATGAGGATCATCTGTCTTCCAATGAAGCAAATCAGGAAACGGTTGTAGATTTAGAAGCTTCTGACCAAGAACCCAAGGTAGAAAAAGTTCAGGAGGAAATATCAATCCAAGATCATGATGGATGCCATGTTGAAGACACTCCTTTAATTGAAACACAGATTCAGGATATACATGAGGATCACCTGTCTTCCAATGAAGCAAATCAGGAAACGGTTGTAGATTTAGAAGCTTCTGACCAAGAACCCAAGGTAGAAAAAGTTCAGGAGGAAAGATCAATCCAAGATCATGATGGATGCCATGTTGAAGACACTCCTTTAGTTGAAACGCAGATTAAGGTTCTACATGAGGATCACCGGTCTTCCAATGAAGCAAATCAGGAAACGGTTGTAGAAGGTTTAGAAGCTTCTGAACAAGAACCCAAGGTAGAAAAAGCTCAGGAGGAAAAATCAATCCAAGATCAGGTTACAATTAATGTGCAACTGCCTGAAGATGATGAAGACCTTCAGGTAAAGTCGGATGCGGTTCTTCAAGAGCTCAAGGAAAaagatgaggaggaggaggaggaggaagacgAAGGAGAATcgtttgattttgatgaaatgGACCTTGAAGCATCATCAGGTGCCCCTTTAAGAAACCTTCTAGATCAACCAAATGAGGACTCTTCTTTGTTAAAAGAAAATGCACAAGAAGCAAACCAGGAATGCCAAAGGAATGCCAAGGATGAGGACCAGACTCAAGGAGATGAATGTCTGGAACATTCAGATCAGAAATCAAAGCCAAAGGAGCATGAAGATGTTGGTCATGCTACAGAAAACCCACAAACAGCCACAGATGCAGAAAGATGTTTAACAGAGGACAGCGAAACCAACAGTGAAGTCAGACCTAATGATCAGCAACATGACACACCTGATGCATTTGAGGAGCATCAGCAGACATCAGAAGATGTGACACTTAGTAAAGGAGTTAATCAAAGTTCTGAGGTGGAGGCAACAGATGTAGGCCAAGAGATTGATAGTTCaattcaccatgaaatcaaGGCATCAAATATTTCAGGAGAGCAGGAAGCCACAGGGAGTCACAAGGAAAATTATAGAAAAGAATCTAAAAAAAGTGGAAAAGGGAAAGGAAAGGGCAAGGGGAAAGAAGAATGTAAAATGTCTTAA